A DNA window from Hydra vulgaris chromosome 13, alternate assembly HydraT2T_AEP contains the following coding sequences:
- the LOC136090045 gene encoding uncharacterized protein LOC136090045: protein MQKRIINIAGPVLAANLQPLSHRCNVASLSLFYKYYNGHYSKELASLVPSTKIHYRVNRHSNKCHPFSVTVPKCSKNSYSSSFFPRTSVLCNSLPSSCFPDLYNLQSFNSSVNR from the coding sequence ATGCAAAAACGCATTATAAACATAGCtggacctgttcttgcagccaacctccaaccattatcacatcgttgtaatgttgcttctctttctcttttctacaaatactataatgggcactactctaaagagctagcgtctcttgtgccatctactaaaattcattatcgTGTTAATCGTCATTCAAATAAGtgtcatcctttttctgtgactgttcctaaatgctccaaaaactcttattcgtctagtttttttcctcgaacatcagttctttgtaattcgcttccttcatcttgctttcctgatttatataatttgcaatcctTTAATTCGTCCGTCAATCGTTaa